Proteins encoded by one window of Antechinus flavipes isolate AdamAnt ecotype Samford, QLD, Australia chromosome 4, AdamAnt_v2, whole genome shotgun sequence:
- the WBP2 gene encoding WW domain-binding protein 2 isoform X2: MALNRNHSESGVIVNNTENILMTYDHVELSFSDMDHMTDAFKGTKKGSLYLTPYRVIFLSKGKDSMQSFMMPFYLMKDYEIKQPVFGANYIRGTVKAEAGGGWEGSAVYKLTFVAGGAIEFGQRMLQVAAQASRGEVPNGAYGYSYMPNGAYAFPMPAANGMYPNPPGYPYAPPPPEFYPGPPMMDGAIGYMQPPPPPYPGPMEPPVGGPDVPSTPAAEAKAAEAAASAYYNPVNPHNVYMPTDQPPPPPYYPPEDKKTQ; the protein is encoded by the exons ATGGCGCTCAACAGGAACCACTCGGAGAGCGGAGTGATTGTCAACAACACGGAGAA CATTCTGATGACCTATGATCATGTGGAGCTCTCCTTCAGTGACATGGATCATATGACAGATGCCTTCAAAGGGACCAAGAAAGGCAGCCTCTATTTGACTCCTTACAGA GTAATTTTTCTGTCCAAGGGAAAGGACTCCATGCAGTCATTCATGATGCCGTTTTATCTAATGAAGGACTATGAGATTAAGCAGCCTGTTTTTGGTGCAAATTACATCAGGGGAACAGTGAAGGCAGAAGCAGGAG gtGGCTGGGAAGGGTCAGCTGTATACAAATTGACCTTTGTAGCAGGGGGTGCCATCGAGTTTGGACAGCGAATGCTACAGGTGGCTGCGCAAG CCTCCAGAGGTGAAGTCCCCAATGGAGCTTATGGGTACTCATACATGCCCAATGGAGCCTATGCTTTTCCTATGCCAGCTGCCAATGGAATGTACCCAAATCCTCCAGGCTACCCCTATGCACCACCTCCACCTG AGTTTTATCCAGGACCTCCCATGATGGATGGGGCCATAGGGTACATGCAGCCCCCACCCCCTCCATACCCTGGACCAATGGAGCCACCTGTCGGTGGCCCTGATGTACCATCTACTCCTGCAG CTGAAGCAAAAGCTGCTGAAGCTGCTGCCAGCGCCTACTATAATCCTGTCAACCCCCATAACGTCTACATGCCCACG gACCAGCCCCCACCACCTCCATACTACCCCCCAGAGGACAAGAAGACCCAGTAG
- the WBP2 gene encoding WW domain-binding protein 2 isoform X1 yields the protein MALNRNHSESGVIVNNTENILMTYDHVELSFSDMDHMTDAFKGTKKGSLYLTPYRVIFLSKGKDSMQSFMMPFYLMKDYEIKQPVFGANYIRGTVKAEAGGGWEGSAVYKLTFVAGGAIEFGQRMLQVAAQASRGEVPNGAYGYSYMPNGAYAFPMPAANGMYPNPPGYPYAPPPPEFYPGPPMMDGAIGYMQPPPPPYPGPMEPPVGGPDVPSTPAAEAKAAEAAASAYYNPVNPHNVYMPTVSVPGRAGGQQPRQDQPPPPPYYPPEDKKTQ from the exons ATGGCGCTCAACAGGAACCACTCGGAGAGCGGAGTGATTGTCAACAACACGGAGAA CATTCTGATGACCTATGATCATGTGGAGCTCTCCTTCAGTGACATGGATCATATGACAGATGCCTTCAAAGGGACCAAGAAAGGCAGCCTCTATTTGACTCCTTACAGA GTAATTTTTCTGTCCAAGGGAAAGGACTCCATGCAGTCATTCATGATGCCGTTTTATCTAATGAAGGACTATGAGATTAAGCAGCCTGTTTTTGGTGCAAATTACATCAGGGGAACAGTGAAGGCAGAAGCAGGAG gtGGCTGGGAAGGGTCAGCTGTATACAAATTGACCTTTGTAGCAGGGGGTGCCATCGAGTTTGGACAGCGAATGCTACAGGTGGCTGCGCAAG CCTCCAGAGGTGAAGTCCCCAATGGAGCTTATGGGTACTCATACATGCCCAATGGAGCCTATGCTTTTCCTATGCCAGCTGCCAATGGAATGTACCCAAATCCTCCAGGCTACCCCTATGCACCACCTCCACCTG AGTTTTATCCAGGACCTCCCATGATGGATGGGGCCATAGGGTACATGCAGCCCCCACCCCCTCCATACCCTGGACCAATGGAGCCACCTGTCGGTGGCCCTGATGTACCATCTACTCCTGCAG CTGAAGCAAAAGCTGCTGAAGCTGCTGCCAGCGCCTACTATAATCCTGTCAACCCCCATAACGTCTACATGCCCACGGTGAGTGTCCCGGGGCGGGCTGGAGGGCAGCAGCCTCGCCAG gACCAGCCCCCACCACCTCCATACTACCCCCCAGAGGACAAGAAGACCCAGTAG